The Saccharopolyspora gregorii genomic interval AGTGCCTACCAGGCCGCGATCGACGCCGGGGAGACCAGCAAGGGCTCGGCGGCCACCGTCGACGAGATGCGGCAGGTCGTCACCAACTCCACCGTGTGCGGCGTGCTCAGCGTGCTGTTCGCCGTGCTCATCCTGGTGGTGCTCGCCGACGCGATCCGGGTGTGGATCAAGGCGCTGCGCAGCACCGCACCGCTGCCCGACACCGAGACCCCGCACACCGAGTCGGCGCTGTGGGCGCCGTCCGGGCTGGTCCCCACCGCCGAGGAGCGGCGGATCATGCGGGAGCGGCGGGAGCCGGAGGACCGGCAGGAAGTGGGCGCGGGGACGTGAGCCCCCGGTCCGCCGCCGCGCGGGCGGTGCTGTCCCGGCTGGGACGCTCCGCCCGCGAGGCCTGGCAGATCGCCCGGGGCATCGTCGGCGAAACCGCCTACGAGCGCTACCTGGAGCACCACCGCGCGCACCACCCCGGCACACCGCCGCTGGGCGAGCGGGAGTTCTGGCGGCGGCACGTGGACCGCGGGGACGTCCAGCCCGGCTCGCGCTGCTGCTGACCGCTGCTGTTCGGGGGCGGAGGACGGGTTCCGCGGGCCTCGCGAGGAGACGGCTGCGGTGGTGCGTGCGAGCTGTTCAGCGGCTCGGCCTCCCCGCGCAGCGGCTCCGCCTCCTCGCGCAGCGGCTCCGCCGGAGCACGAGCGGATCTACCGGGCGAGACCGGAAAGCGGGCGCCGAGGTGCGCGCGGCACTCAGGCCGAGGAACGTCGTCCCCGTCGGATGCAAGCCGACGGCTGGAGGACGCCATGCAGAAGATCACCACGTGCCTGTGGTTCGACGGGCAGGCCGAAGAGGCCGCGCGGTTCTACACCTCGATCTTCCCGGACTCCCGGATCACCGAGGTCCTGCGCCACGGCGAGGCCGGGCCCGGTGCGGCGGGCACCGTGCTCACCGTGACGTTCGAGCTCGCCGGGCAGGAGTTCCTCGGCCTCAACGGCGGCCCCGAGTTCACCTTCAGCGAGGCCATCTCGTTGCACGTCGACTGCACCTCGCAGGACGAGGTGGACCGGATGACGACGCGGCTCACCGCCGGTGGCGAGCAGGGACCGTGCGGCTGGGTGAAGGACCGGTACGGCCTGTCCTGGCAGATCGCGCCCCGCGAGCTCACCGACATGCTGCACGACCCCGACCCGGCCCGCGCCGATCGCGTGATGCGGCAGATGCTCACCATGCACAAGCTCGACCTCGAACCGCTCCGCCGGGCCTACCTCGCGGAGTGAGCGGACCGCGCACCCGTTCCGATCACTCACCTCGGAGGTGGTTCGCCGCGGGCGGTGAGGCGGGCGCGGAGGGCCGCGTTCTCCGCTTCCAGCGCGTCGAGGCGGGCGTGCGTGCGGGCCAGGTCCGCTTCGGAGTAGCGGTGCGGGATGTGCTTCGGGCAGTTCCAGTCGTGCGCCTCGACGTCGATCAGCACCAGCCGCTCGACCCGGCCGCCGGCGCGCGGCGCGTCCAGCCGCGCGGTGAGCCGCGGATCCTCGTCGAGCCCGCGCACCGAGGCCCGCCCGAACAGCTTCAACCGGGTCCGCGTCGCGTAGTCCATGAAGAACAGCGCGACCCGCGGATCGCCGCGCAGGTTCCCGCCGGTGATGTACTGCCGGTTCCCGCGCACGTCCGCGTAGCCGAGGGTGCGGTCGTCGAGGACGTGCACGAAGCCGGGCGGGCCACCGCGGAACTGCACGTAGGGCCAGCCGGTCTCCCCCACCGAGCCCAGGTAGCAGCCGTCGCGGGCGGCGATGAACGCGCGTTCCCGCTCCCCCAGCGGATCGGGTTCGAGCCCCACACCGGCGCCCAGTTCGGCGCGGTGCGCGGGACGGCTGCCCTGCTCGACCTGCATGGCGCGCACCGCCGCGGTGAACGCCAGGCGCGCGTACCGGCTCATCGTGCTCCCTCCGACCCGGTGCTCCCTCCGACTCGGTCCACCCTCACCCGAGTCTCGGGCGACGGGGTCCGCGGCCACGCGGAAAGGAGATCCGCTTTGCCGCGAGGGGAAACGGGCGGCGGTTTTCCGCCCGAGCCCCGCGCGGTCTCGGGACCACGCGCCAAGGCAGACTGAACGGTCCACAACGGAGGAGGATGCTGTGAGCGATCTCAAGGTCGAGGACACCAATGTCGGCGAGGGAACCGAGGCCCAGCCCGGCCACGTCGTGACCCTGCACTACACGGGCACGCTCAGCGACGGCTCGAAGTTCGACTCGTCGCACGACCGCGGCGAGGGCCTGACCTTCGTGCTGGGTTCCGGCCAGGTCATCGAGGGCTGGGACAGCGGCGTCGTCGGCATGCGCGTCGGCGGCACCCGCACCCTGACGATCCCGCCCGCCCAGGCCTACGGCGAGCGCGGCGTCCCGCCGATCATCCCGCCGAACTCCACGCTGCACTTCGACGTCGAGCTCCTCGAGGTCAAGTGAGCCACCCGCCCGCCCGCGCGCCGATCGGTGCGCGGGCAGGTGGCCGGGCCACCTCCGCGACATGAATTTCAACGCTTGAAACGACGGTAGGATCGGCGGGGTGGAGCCTTGGGAGACCTCGCCGCAGCGACGTGCGTGGCGGCCGTACATCGAGACGAGCCTGCTGCTGGAGACCCGCCTCGACGAGGATCTGCGCGCGGCCGCCGGGATGAGCTTGATGGACTACCACGTGCTGCTCGTCCTGTCGGAGTGCCCGGAGCAGCGCCAGCGGATGGGCGAGCTGGCCGCGCGGATGGTGTTCTCGCCGAGCCGGCTGACCTACCAGGTGAAGGTCCTGGAGCGCCGCGGCTGGGTGGTGCGGCACCCGTCGCCCGATGACCGGCGCGTGCACCACGCGGTGCTGACCGCGGCCGGGCTGGAGGCGCTGCGGGCGGCGGACGCCCACCACGTGCGGACGGTGCAGCGGCTGTTCACCGACGACTTGGACGAGCAGGAGCTGGACGTGCTCCGGCGCGTGTTCACCCGCACCCAGGACCGGCTGCGCGGAACCGCGGGCCGCTGATGCCCGCGCATGGCGCTCGTCACCCCCTCGACCTCGCCGGAATACCTCGCGCCGGGCCGTCGTTCGACCGATTAGTTCAGATTTGAAGGAAGTGGTCGAGATGCAGTTCGGAGTGTTCACCGTCGGGGACGTGACCCCCGACCCGACGACCGGGCGCACGCCGACGGAGGCCGAGCGGATCAGGGCGATGGTCGCCATCGCCGAGAAGGCCGAGGAGGTGGGTCTGGACGTGTTCGCCACCGGTGAGCACCACAACCCGCCGTTCGTGCCGAGTTCGCCGACGACGATGCTCGGTTATCTGGCGGCTCGCACCGAGCGGTTGGTCCTGTCCACCTCGACGACGCTGATCACCACGAACGATCCGGTGAAGATCGCTGAGGATTACGCGATGTTGCAGCACCTGGCGGGTGGCCGGGTGGACGTGATGATGGGTCGTGGGAACACGCCGCCGGTGTATCCGTGGTTCGGTCAGGACATCCGGCAGGGGATTCCGCTGGCGCTGGAGAACTACGCGTTGCTGCACCGGTTGTGGCGGGAGGACGTGGTGGACTGGGAGGGCCGGTTCCGCACGCCGTTGCAGGGCTTCACCTCGACTCCGCGACCGCTCGACGGGGTACCGCCGTTCGTGTGGCACGGGTCGATCCGGAGCCCGGAGATCGCCGAGCAGGCCGCGTACTACGGTGACGGTTTCTTCCACAACCACATCTTCTGGCCGCCGCAGCACGCGGCGCGGATGGTGCAGTACTACCGGGAGCGCTTCGCCCACTACGGCCACGGCACGCCGGAGCAGGCGATCGTCGGGCTCGGCGGGCAGGTGTTCCTGCGCCGCAACTCCCAGGACGCGGTGCGCGAGTTCCGGCCCTACTTCGACCACGCCCCGGTCTACGGCGGCGGTCCCTCGCTGGAGGACTTCTCCGCGCAGACCCCGTTGACCGTGGGCTCTCCGCAGCAGGTGATCGACCGCACCCTCGGCTTCCGCGAGTACGTCGGCGACTACCAGCGCCAGCTGTTCCTGATCGACCACGCGGGCCTGCCGCTGAAGACCGTGCTGGAACAGCTCGACCTGCTCGGCGAGGAAGTCGTCCCCGTGCTGCGCAAGGAATTCGCCGACCGCACCCCGGACCACGTGCCGGACGCACCCACCCACGAGTCCCGCGCCCAGCGCGCCGGAAGGAGCGACGCATGACCCGCATCCTGGCGATCTCGGCCGGTCTCTCCCAGCCCTCGTCCACCCGGCTGCTCGCCGACCGGCTCGTCGCGGCCACCCGCCACGAGCTCGGCGAGGAGGCCGAGGTCGAGGTGGTGGAGCTGCGCGAGCACGCCCACGACATCACCGACAACCTGCTCACCGGATTCCCCGGCACTCGCCTGCGCGGAGTCCTGGAACGGCTCGCCGCCGCCGACGGGCTGATCCTGGTGACCCCGACGTTCAGCGCCTCCTACAGCGGCCTGTTCAAGTCGTTCATGGACGTCGTCGAACCCGATGCGCTGCGGGACAAGCCCGTGCTGATCGCCGCGACCGGCGGCACCGAGCGGCATTCGCTCGTACTGGAGCACGCGCTGCGCCCGCTGCTGGCCTACCTCCGCGCGCACATCGTGCCCACCGGCGTCTACGCGGCCGGCTCCGATTGGGGCGGCGGCACCGAACTCGGGCAGCGGATCACCCGCGCCGCCCGCGAACTCGTCGCCGCCGTGCGGCAACGACCGGAGCGGGAGGACACCGACCCGTTCGCGAATCCGGTGCCGTTCGAAGAACTCCTCCGCGGCGGCGCGACCTGACCAGCAGCCCACCGGCACCGACCAGGACCAGCCGGCGGGGCGGTGGGGCTGCTGGTCGCCGGCTCCGGTGGAGCACCCCGCCGAGCTCGACGCCTCGGCATCCGGATCAGGACCGGGGCGGCATCAGACGATCCGGTCGAGCGAACGGACCGCCTCGGTCAGCGCCGCCCTGGCCACCGCCCAGTCGGTGTCCGGCGGCCAAGTGCTCAGCAGCACGACGACGAGATCGCGATCCCCGCCGACCAATCCGGTGGTGTGCAGCACGGTGTTGGTCTCGGTCGACCCCCACCCCTGCTTGATCGCCCAGCGGTGTCCGGGCAGACCGCCGGGAATGCCGAAGTACTGCGGAAATCCGTCCTCCGCGGTGCCGGGAGCCCCTCCCATCGCGCCCAGCAGCAGTTTTCGCGTGCCCGCGTCGGCCTGCGCCGCCAAGTACCGGTAGACCCGCGCGACATCGCTCGCGCTCATCCGGGTGCTCCCCCACTGCCCGGACGAATCCGGCGGCGCGGTGCCCGTCAGCTTCAGCTTCGCCGCCGTGCGCCGGACGATGTCCGGACCGCCGTGGGCGACCCACAACCGGCTCGCCACAGCGTCGTCGCTGGCCGAGAGCATCCGTTCGATCTCATCATCGGTGGTGGCGCCCCCGAGGCGCTCCACCGCGTCGATCGCGATCAGCAGCTTCACCACGGACGCCGTGGGGAAGCCGCTGTCGGCGTCGAGCCGAGCGACCTCCGCGCACGAATCCAGATCCACCACTTCGATCGCCACCGAGGTGTTCTCGGCGAACGACGGCAGCTTTTCCCGCACCGACCGGGCCACGTCGTCAGTCCCGGAACCCCGTGACACACCACCGCTGCACGACGACGTCCACCGAGAGGAATTCGCCAGGCCCACGAGCCCGCCGACCACGCTCAGAACCACGACCACTACCGCCGCGATCCAGATGCTCCTCCGCGCGTCCAACCTCATCGGCCCCCCTCAGACCGGGGGACGGCCGACCCGGACCCTCGTCCGGCGACTCGTGAACCCCCACGTCCGGAGGACGCCCCATCGCGCCGCAGGTTCGGCCGGAACGTCGAACGAGCCGCAATTGCTCCGAATGCAGGAAAGACCGCCGCTCAGGTACGTCGGCAGGCCGATCGGTGCACTCGATCACGCGGAGTGCCTGCTCCTCGAAGCGACCGCGAGCGCCGGCGGGCGCGCTCGCACTACCCGGGGTCTCGCGCCGAAATCGACGAGATCGATCTCGCTTCGAACTTCGCCCGCTGGTCAGGTGGTGGGGCAGGTGGGACTTGAACCCACGGCTGACGGATTATGAGTCCGCTGCTCTGACCAACTGAGCTACTGCCCCCGAAGGCGTGATGAAACGCTCCTCTGGGTGATCGTAGCGAGGCTGGGCGGTGTGGGGCGCGTTGGGTTGCCCGCTCGACCGGGCGAAACCGGGCGGTCGCGGGCTGTCCGGAGCGGGAATTCCGGGCCGTGGCAGCAGAAAGGGCCGGCACCCGGAGGTGCCGGCCCGTGCTCGTCGCGGCGTCACATGAACGATGCGATGCTGAACGCGCCGGTCAGCTGACCGATGATCACGATGGTGGCCAGCAGCGCGCTGATCCCGGCCACCGTCAGCAGCGACAGCATGACCAGGTAGACCAGAGCCCTGATCGGCTTCGGCAGCTGGGCCACCGAGGCCAGATCGGGCAGTGCGAAGTGGTTTTCCTTGCCGATCCCCGGAGCGGACATCCCGATTTCCCCCGTCCTTTAGTCGTCCCCGTTCTTGCACCACTGCTCCGAGGACGGAGAGCAGTGGGAGTTTCGTTGGTCCTCTCGCATCATGAATCGATTTGGTTCATGCCACGTGGCCGGGACCACGGGCTGATCCAGATCGTTCACGCCCGCTATGACCTGCGGGAAAACCTCAGGGGGAAGCGGGGTGTCGCGGCGCTGCACGAATCAGATCGCGGGTCTCGACAGAATCGTTATCCGACTCTGATCAATCCGAGACTGGTTCGCCCGAAAGAGTGCGATCGCGGAAAAGGGGCACCGAATCGGCGCCCCTTCGCGGTTCAGCAGGCCTTCGGCAGGCCGACCGATCTGATTTCCGGTCGTGGCGCGTCGATCCGGTCGCGATGTCCACATCTGCTCATGCGTCACGCACCCTGTTCGACCTGCTGGGACCGGTCCTCAGACCGCGCTGCCAGCATAGCAGCCGCCGCGGACCGCACCGATTCAGCCTCCTCCTCCGCGGCACTCCCCTCAGGAACCGGTTTCTCCCGCCACCGCAGGGCTTTCCGGCCCGCCACCGGCGCTCAGCCCGAGTAGCCGCCCGCCGCGATGTCCGCGATCAACCCGGGCCCGGTCGGCGCCCAGCCGAGCAGTTCGCGGGTGCGGGCGTTCGACCCCGCCGCGTCCGCCCCGAAGAAGCCGCCGATCCAGCCGAAGTGCTCGGCGGCGTCCCGCGGATCGATCGATGCGGTCGGCAGGCCGAGGTGGTCGCCGATGGCGGCGGCGATGTCCCTGGCGAGCAGGCCCTCCTCGGCGACCGCGTGTACCCGCGTACCGGCGGGCGCACCGTCCAGCGCGAGCCGGGCCAGCCGCGCGGCGTCGGAGCGGTGCACCGCGGCCCACCGGTTCGTGCCGTCGCCGATGTAGCCGGCGACCCCGCGCTTTTTCGCGACCTTCACCAGCTGCGCGGTGAACCCGGGGTCGCCCGCCCCGTGCACGGTCGGCGCGAAGCGCAGCGCCACCGCACGGACTCCGCGGTCCACGTAGGACAGCGCCAGGTTCTCGCTGCCACCGCGCGCCGAGCCGGCGCCCTCGTGCGGTGACGGGTCAAGCTCGGTGGGCGGTTCGCCACCGGCCGCGAACCCGGCCAGGCCGGAGGCGAGCAGGAACGGCCGGTCGCTCCCGGCGAGGGCGTCGAGCATGCCCCGGACGGCGGCCTCCTCGGTGCGCCCCGCCGCGGTGAAGGCGCCGAACTCGTGCTTGAAGGCCAGGTGCACCACGGCATCGGCCTTCGCGGCCGCGGCGGCGAGGCCTTCGGGGTCGTCGAGGTCGCCGCGGACCACGTCGGCGCCCGCGGCCGCGACGGCGGCGGCCGACCGGTCGGAGCGGGCCAGGCCGAGGACCTCGTGCCCGTTCGCGAGCAGTTCCGCGGTGACGGCCGAGCCGATCCAGCCGGAGGCGCCGGTGACGAAGACGCGCATGGCGTGCTCCTCTCCCTTGATGTCAGTAACTGTCATCGACAGTAGCACCTGATGTCAGTCGCTGCCATCACTACACTCACCGGTCATGAGCCGCTGGGAACCGGGCGCACGGGACCGGATGACGCGCGCCGCCGTGGAGCTGTTCGCCGAACGCGGCTTCGAGCGGACCACCGCCGGCGACATCGCCGAGCACGCCGGGGTCACCGAACGCACCTTCTTCCGGCACTTCGCCGACAAGCGCGAAGTCCTCTTCGACGGCGGCCGCGCGATGGAGCAGGCCGTGCACGACGGGATCGCGGCCGCCGCCGACGACGTCCCACCGCTGGACGCCGCGCTGCTCGGGGTCGCCGCGAGCACCGCACTGCTCGAAGCGCGCCGCGAGCACGCCGCCCGCCGCGCGGAGATCATCGCCGCCACCCCGGTGCTGCGGGAGCGGGAGCTGCTCAAGCTCGCGGGCATGGCCGAGGCCGCCACGAGGGCGCTGCGCGAGCGCGGGACGCCCCCGCGGGACGCCGAACTCGCCGCGCACGCCGCGATGAGCGTCTTCCAGGTCGCGTTCGGGCGCTGGATCGCCGGCGGCGCACCCGACCTCGCGAGCTGCGTGCGGGAGGACGCCGCCGAGCTGCGCGCCCTGCTCGCCGATCACTGATCGCCGAGGAACACCTGCTCGCGGGTGAAGTAGAACTCGCTGCGGGACATGTCGATGAAGCGCTGCTCGTCCGGCCGGATCAGGTCCCGGTAGTCGGCCGAGGCCGTCAGCGCCGCGAGGTCCTCCGCCGAGTCGAACCACTGCCGCACCACCGCGTCCACGGTCGCCTCGGGGACGCCCGGCACCCCGAGCGGCCGCGGGTGCTCCACCACGTAGCGGCGCACGTACCGGGCGGCGGCGGGCAGCGAGGCGACCAGCGGGGCGTGCCGCTCCCGGTGGTGCCGCACGAACTGCTCGTGGGAGAGCTCCGGCAGGCGGCGCAGCAGGCTCACGAGGATCACCACGCGCTCCACCCTAGTTCGCGCACCGGCCGGATCAACGCGCCTTCCGGGTGGCGCACGCCGCCGGCCGGTGGACCGCGCGCTGCTCCGTCCGCGCGCAGCCACGACCTCGGAATTGCATATTTATGCGCCATGCCTCGCGCATCCCGCGAGCGCCGGAGGTGGCCGCTCGGACAGTCCAGGCACTGCGGAATCCCTGCCCTTCGAGGACCGGAACGACGCCTGTTACGATGAATACATGTCGAAGGTCCTGAATAATCTTCCAGTGGGTGAGCGCGTCGGCATCGCCTTCTCCGGCGGGCTGGACACCTCGGTCGCGGTGGCGTGGATGCGCGAGCGCGGCGCCCTGCCGTACACCTACACCGCCGACATCGGCCAGTACGACGAGCCGGACCTGTCGGACGTGCCGGAGCGCGGGCGCGTCTACGGGGCCGAGCGCGCCCGGCTGATCGACTGCCGCGCCGCACTGGTCGAGGAGGGCTTCGCCGCGCTGGCCTGCGGCGCCTTCCACATCCGCTCCGGCGGGCAGGCGTACTTCAACACCACGCCGCTGGGCCGCGCGGTGGTGGGCACGCTGCTGGTGCGCGCGATGCGCGAGGACGACGTGTCCATCTGGGGCGACGGCTCCACCTACAAGGGCAACGACATCGAGCGCTTCTACCGGTACGGCCTGCTGGCCAACCCGGACCTGCGCATCTACAAGCCGTGGCTGGACGAGGCCTTCGTCGGCGAACTCGGCGGCCGGGACGAGATGTCCGCGTGGCTGGTCGAGCGGGAACTGCCGTACCGCGACTCCGCGGAGAAGGCGTACTCCACCGACGCCAACATCTGGGGCGCCACCCACGAGGCCAAGAAGCTCGAATTCCTCGACACGCCGCTGGAGATCGTCGAGCCGATCATGGGCGTGCGGTTCTGGGACTCCGACGTGGAGATCCCGGCCGAGGACGTCACCGTCGAGTTCCGGCACGGCCGCCCGGTGCGGATCAACGGCAAGTCCTTCGACTCCGACGTGGACCTGGTGCACGAGGCCAACGCCATCGGCGGCAGGCACGGGCTCGGCATGTCCGACCAGATCGAGAACCGGATCATCGAGGCCAAGAGCCGCGGCGTGTACGAGGCGCCGGGCATGGCGCTGCTGCACATCACCTACGAGCGGCTGCTCAACGCGGTGCACAACGAGGACTCGGTGGCCATGTACCACACCGAGGGCCGCCGCCTCGGCAGGCTGCTCTACGAGGGCCGCTGGTTCGACCCGCAGGCGCTGATGCTGCGGGAGTCCATGCAGCGCTGGATCGGCTACCCGGTCACCGGCAGCGTCACCGTGCGGCTGCGCCGCGGCTGGGACCACACGGTGCTCAACACCGAGGGCCCGAACCTGAGCTACCACCCGGACAAGCTGTCCATGGAGCGCAGCAAGGACCAGGCGTTCGTGCCGAACGACCGCATCGGCCAGCTGTCCATGCGGAACCTGGACATCGCCGACTCGCGCAGCATGCTGGAGCTGTACGAGGGCGGCGGGCACGGGGCGCTCACCGCGTGGGGCGAGCTCGTCGGCGAGCTGGCGCCGGGCGGGGCGAGCGCGATCGCCGCGCGCGCCGAAGGCGAGGACGGCGGTGTCGAGTCCGACGCGCTGGACCACGCGGCCATCGAGGTCGGCACGGACTGACCCCGACCGTCCGACGGGCCGGTGCGACCTGGTGTCGCACCGGCCCGTCGCGTTCCTCCGGGGCTCATTCCGGCCACGGGGAATCCCGGATCACCTCGACGAAGTCGCCGCGCACGAAACCGGGCACGAAGTGGGCCAGCACGTCCGCCTTGACGTTGCCGAAGGTCGTCTCCGGACGGTGCCGGATGCCGTCGGTGAACGCGGCGAGGATCCCGTTCTTGAAGTCCGGGCGCGGGTGCGCGCCGACGACCGCGGCCCGCTGCTCCTCCCCCACCTCGTGGTAGCCGAGGCCCAGCACGTCCAGCTCCACGCCGCGGGTGACCAGCGCGATCTCCGGCGCCATGTGCAGCGGGATCTCCGGGGTGGTGTGCAGGGCGATCGCCGTCCACACCCGGTCCGCCGGCTCCCCGTCGACGCCGTGCGCGCGCAGGAAGCGGCGGGCCTCGTCCGCGCCGTCGATCTCGAAGCGCTGGTCGTCGCGGCGGAACCGCTCGGTGAGTCCGAGGTCGTGGAACATCGCCCCCACGTAGAGCAGTTCCGGGTCGAACCGCAGCCCGTCCTGCCGCCCGCGCAGCGCTCCCCACAGGAACACCCGCCGCGAGTGGTCGTAGACCAGCGGCGATGCCACGTCCCGCACCAGCTCGGTGGCCGCCCGGGCCAGCGCGCCGTCCGGGATCTCCACGCCCGCGATGGTCTCGCTCATCGATGCCGCCTCTCGTCTCGGTGCCCGACGAGACCAGGTTCGCCCGGCGGCTACCGTGGCGCCATGTCCTCGCAGCCCGGAACACCACGGATCCGGACATGACGCACCGCGTCGCATTCCTGGTGTTCGACGGGGTGACCATGCTCGACGTCATCGGGCCCGCCGAGGTGTTGCACCAGGCGGGACTGCTCGGCCACCGGTACGAGGTGGTGCTGGTCTCCCCCGGCGGCGGCCCGGTCGCCACCGCCACCGGCCCGGCGCTGGGCCCGACCACCGCGGCCGCCGACGCCGGACCCGCGGACACGGCGGTGATCGCCGGTGGCGAGCGGCTCGTGCCCGCTCCGGTGGACGAGGAACTGCTGTCGGCGGCGCGCACCCTCACCGCGGGCGCGCCGCGGGTCGCGTCGGTGTGCACCGGAGCGTTCCTGCTGGCGGAGCTGGGCCTGCTCGACGGGCGCCGGGCCACCACCCACTGGCGGCACGCGGACGCGCTGGCGCGGCGGCATCCCGCGGTGCGCGTCGAACCGGACGCCATCCACGTGCGCGACGGGCGCTACACCACCTCCGCGGGCATCAGCGCGGGCATCGATCTGGCGCTGGCGCTGGTGGAGGACGACCACGGGGCGGAGGTCGCCCGGCACATCGCGCGGGAGATGGTCGTGTTCCTGCACCGGCCGGGCGGCCAGTCGCAGTACTCGACGGCGACCGCCCCGCCCCCGGCGCGGGCCGCGCAGCTGCGCGCGGTGCTCGACGCGGTGCTCGGCGACCCGGCCGGGGATCACCGCCCGGCGCCGATGGCGCGGGCCGCGGCCGTCAGCACCCGGCACCTGAGCAGGTTGTTCCGCGCGGAGCTGGGGACGACGCCGGCGCGCTGGGTCGAACGCGTCCGGCTGGACCGGGCGCAGCGGCTGCTGCTGGACGGGCACTCGGTCACCTCGGCGGCCCGGGACAGCGGGTTGGGTTCGGACGAGGCGCTGCGCCGCGCGTTCACCCGGCACCTGGGCACCACGCCGACGGACTACCGCAGGCGGTTCGGGTCCACCCGCGGCTGATCGTCAGGGCAGCACCACGGTCATGACCAGTTCGCAGGTCTCTTCGCCCGCGCCGCGGTAGCCGTGCGGGACGTCGGCGTCGAAGGTGGCGGTGCACCCGGCGGGCACCTCGTGCTCGGCGCCGTCGACGACCAGGAGCATCCGGCCGGAGAGCACGGTGACGGTCTCCACGACACCGGCCTGGTGGGGGTGGCTGGGGTAGTCCTCGCCGGGTTCCAGCCGCCAGCGCCAGATCTCGGTGGGCGCGGGGCCGCGCGCGGTGAGCACGAGGCGGGCCTCGCCGCCGCGCTCCCCGGTCCACAGCGGTTCGACGGAGGCGGCGTCCACCACGCGCACGCGGCTCGACGCGGCGCCCTGGACCAGGTCGGACACCGGGACGCCGAGGGTGTCGGCGAGGCGCACCAGGGTGCCCAGGTTCGGGTTGCCCTGCGCGCGTTCCAGGCTCACCAGCGCGCCCTTGCTGACC includes:
- a CDS encoding GlxA family transcriptional regulator, with translation MTHRVAFLVFDGVTMLDVIGPAEVLHQAGLLGHRYEVVLVSPGGGPVATATGPALGPTTAAADAGPADTAVIAGGERLVPAPVDEELLSAARTLTAGAPRVASVCTGAFLLAELGLLDGRRATTHWRHADALARRHPAVRVEPDAIHVRDGRYTTSAGISAGIDLALALVEDDHGAEVARHIAREMVVFLHRPGGQSQYSTATAPPPARAAQLRAVLDAVLGDPAGDHRPAPMARAAAVSTRHLSRLFRAELGTTPARWVERVRLDRAQRLLLDGHSVTSAARDSGLGSDEALRRAFTRHLGTTPTDYRRRFGSTRG
- a CDS encoding helix-turn-helix domain-containing protein gives rise to the protein MPESEAALRTVAQNVRAARTRAGLSLEELGRRAQVSKGALVSLERAQGNPNLGTLVRLADTLGVPVSDLVQGAASSRVRVVDAASVEPLWTGERGGEARLVLTARGPAPTEIWRWRLEPGEDYPSHPHQAGVVETVTVLSGRMLLVVDGAEHEVPAGCTATFDADVPHGYRGAGEETCELVMTVVLP
- the argG gene encoding argininosuccinate synthase, with amino-acid sequence MSKVLNNLPVGERVGIAFSGGLDTSVAVAWMRERGALPYTYTADIGQYDEPDLSDVPERGRVYGAERARLIDCRAALVEEGFAALACGAFHIRSGGQAYFNTTPLGRAVVGTLLVRAMREDDVSIWGDGSTYKGNDIERFYRYGLLANPDLRIYKPWLDEAFVGELGGRDEMSAWLVERELPYRDSAEKAYSTDANIWGATHEAKKLEFLDTPLEIVEPIMGVRFWDSDVEIPAEDVTVEFRHGRPVRINGKSFDSDVDLVHEANAIGGRHGLGMSDQIENRIIEAKSRGVYEAPGMALLHITYERLLNAVHNEDSVAMYHTEGRRLGRLLYEGRWFDPQALMLRESMQRWIGYPVTGSVTVRLRRGWDHTVLNTEGPNLSYHPDKLSMERSKDQAFVPNDRIGQLSMRNLDIADSRSMLELYEGGGHGALTAWGELVGELAPGGASAIAARAEGEDGGVESDALDHAAIEVGTD
- a CDS encoding HD domain-containing protein — encoded protein: MSETIAGVEIPDGALARAATELVRDVASPLVYDHSRRVFLWGALRGRQDGLRFDPELLYVGAMFHDLGLTERFRRDDQRFEIDGADEARRFLRAHGVDGEPADRVWTAIALHTTPEIPLHMAPEIALVTRGVELDVLGLGYHEVGEEQRAAVVGAHPRPDFKNGILAAFTDGIRHRPETTFGNVKADVLAHFVPGFVRGDFVEVIRDSPWPE